From a single Larimichthys crocea isolate SSNF chromosome XIII, L_crocea_2.0, whole genome shotgun sequence genomic region:
- the utp11 gene encoding putative U3 small nucleolar RNA-associated protein 11 — protein sequence MSSFRKALKSRQKNHQERSQPGFRKHLGLLEKKKDYKLRADDYHKKQNTLAALRKKALEKNPDEFYFKMINSQLQDGAHAPKKAKDEVVEVTEEQKKMMRTQDIKYVEMKRVAEAKKIERMKGELHLLDADSKQKNSHTFFVDSKKEVQSFDLARHLKTAPELVDRVYNRPTLETLETKSIQGAVRARSMKTMAKQRKHQYTILSQRIDREKKLFVISQKIQTRKDLQDKNKKVKVKKETPNAPAIYKFEAKRKR from the exons ATGTCTTCGTTCAGGAAAGCGTTGAAATCCCGGCAGAAAAACCACCAGGAGAGATCTCAG CCTGGGTTCAGGAAACATTTGGGAttgctggagaagaagaaggactaCAAACTTCGTGCAGA tgaCTAccacaagaaacaaaacacactcgCTGCTCTGCGGAAGAAAGCTCTGGAGAAGAACCCGGACGAGTTTTACTTTAAGATGATCAACTCTCAGCTGCAG GATGGAGCCCATGCACCAAAGAAAGCCAAAGacgaggtggtggaggtgacggaggagcagaagaaaatgATGAGGACGCAGGACATCAAATATGTGGAGATGAAAAGGGTTGCAGAGGCTAAG aaaatTGAGAGGATGAAAGGAGAGCTCCATCTTCTGGATGcagacagcaaacaaaaaaacagccacacgTTTTTTGTGGATTCTAAAAAAGAAG TGCAGTCATTTGACCTGGCACGCCACCTCAAAACAGCCCCTGAGCTGGTGGACCGAGTGTACAACAGACCAACTCTGGAAACTCTAGAGACTAAGAGCATCCAGGGAGCTGTAAGGGCTCGTAGTATGAAG ACGATGGCCAAGCAGAGGAAGCACCAGTATACAATCCTTTCCCAGAGGattgacagagaaaagaaattgTTTGTAATCAGCCAGAAGATTCAGACTCGTAAGGACCTGCAG GATAAGAACAAGAAAGTGAAGGTAAAAAAGGAGACGCCCAACGCTCCTGCTATCTACAAGTTTGAGGCCAAGAGGAAACGGTGA